The following are encoded together in the Chaetodon auriga isolate fChaAug3 chromosome 6, fChaAug3.hap1, whole genome shotgun sequence genome:
- the slc15a5 gene encoding solute carrier family 15 member 5: MVTGDHQKLPEGRSQLRRLSRAPYPDQGPPRKSRKKLQVIICVLLVELCERFTFFGIVCNMILFCTVKLGYNNFLAATVNLCFVGASTLTPVLVGWFAETCLGRTKVLYLCAFLHFFGTAMLPVVAFPFEDFYIDTHHMTHQLNPREQQILFYTGLLAAALGIGGIRAILCPMGAYSLQGYNQHQLLSFFNWFYWLVNLNSTVVFLGIAYIQQSVGQNLGFLIPFTSVLLALMAIHMMRNKLTYKPKKGGSLLTTLGVFLNSLRMCCLHYRHLSGDVASWLDRAKENNGGRYSETHVENVKVLAKLFPLYGLQLLYRACITQIPSGYYIQTMNSNLHLNDLLLPIGAMNVISILPLLLLAPLIECVTTCYLSLQKTLLAPAKAITLGHTCATLSVLVAGLSELHRKTYPLVEQTLSGKVLQVSSMPCFQLAPQYILLGLAEALVTPACSLISFQLTPSHIRGISLHFLTLSYGGGCFMGAFIIQLVYFLSGGNFYPNTLHDGNLERFFFLLATLMAINTLMCWRVSYRYIDLSVQGKALTISPLTEKLLHYKACLRFYDTVDHSYTNASIESIL; encoded by the exons ATGGTGACAGGGGACCATCAGAAACTGCCAGAGGGCAGAAGCCAACTACGTCGACTCTCCCGGGCCCCTTATCCAGACCAGGGACCACCAAGGAAGTCCCGCAAGAAGCTCCAAGTTATCATCTGTGTGCTGCTTGTGGAGCTGTGTGAAAGATTCACTTTCTTTGGGATTGTATGCAACATGATTCTCTTCTGCACCGTGAAGCTGGGTTACAATAACTTCCTGGCTGCGACAGTGAATCTGTGCTTTGTAGGAGCCAGCACCTTGACCCCAGTTCTGGTGGGCTGGTTTGCAGAAACCTGCTTGGGAAGGACTAAGGTGCTCTACTTGtgtgcttttcttcatttctttg GCACGGCCATGCTGCCTGTGGTGGCGTTCCCCTTCGAAGATTTCTACATTGACACTCATCACATGACGCACCAGCTGAACCCTCGGGAGCAGCAGATCTTGTTCTACACCGGCCTCCTGGCTGCTGCACTGGGCATCGGCGGCATCCGGGCCATCCTCTGTCCCATGGGAGCCTACAGCCTGCAGGGCTACAATCAGCACCAGCTCCTGTCCTTCTTCAACTG gTTCTACTGGTTGGTCAACCTGAATTCCACTGTGGTGTTTCTGGGTATTGCTTACATCCAGCAGTCTGTGGGCCAAAATCTGGGCTTCCTTATCCCCTtcacctctgtgctgctggctcTAATGGCCATACACATGATGCGGAACAAACTCACCTATAAACCAAAGAAGG GTGGGTCATTATTGACCACACTGGGAGTTTTCTTGAACTCTCTCAGGATGTGCTGCCTCCACTATCGCCACCTGAGTGGAGATGTTGCGTCTTGGCTGGACCGCGCCAAGGAGAACAATGGTGGCCGATACAGTGAAACACATGTTGAGAACGTCAAAGTCCTGGCCAAGCTCTTTCCTCTTTATGGCCTTCAGCTGCTGTACAGAGCCTGCATCACACAG ATTCCCTCAGGTTACTACATACAGACGATGAACTCAAACCTTCACCTGAACGACCTCCTGTTGCCCATCGGTGCCATGAATGTGATTAGCATCCTACCGCTGCTGCTTTTGGCCCCATTGATTGAGTGTGTGACGACTTGCTACCTCTCTCTCCAAAAAACTCTTCTAGCACCGGCAAAAGCCATCA CTCTGGGCCACACATGTGCCACTCTGTCGGTCCTGGTGGCAGGTTTGTCCGAGCTGCACAGGAAGACTTACCCTCTGGTGGAGCAGACTCTATCTGGAAAGGTTCTGCAAGTGTCGTCCATGCCGTGTTTCCAGCTGGCTCCTCAGTACATCCTACTTGGTTTAGCAGAGGCTCTCGTCACCCCCGCTT GCTCCCTCATCTCTTTCCAGCTGACCCCAAGCCACATCAGAGGGATCTCCCTGCACTTCCTCACTCTGTCCTACGGAGGGGGCTGCTTCATGGGAGCCTTCATCATTCAGCTTGTGTACTTTCTCTCTGGAg GTAATTTCTAcccaaacacactgcatgatGGGAATCTGGAGAgattcttcttcctcctggcCACACTGATGGCTATAAATACTCTTATGTGTTGGAGAGTGTCTTACAG GTACATAGACCTGAGCGTACAGGGCAAAGCACTGACCATCAGCCCTCTGACCGAGAAGCTGCTGCATTACAAGGCCTGTCTGCGCTTCTACGACACTGTGGATCACTCCTACACAAACGCCTCCATTGAATCGATCTTATGA